ATCTCCTACGGGATCACCTCGCGCGTCGCGCAGAAGGCCGTCATGGCCATGCGAGCGAAGGGGCGCCGGATCGGATCGCTGCGCCTGCGCACGGTGTGGCCGTTCCCCGAGCACGTGATTCGCGACCTTGCGAAGACGGTGAAGGCGCTGGTGGTGCCGGAACTCAATCTCGGCCAGATGGTGCGCGAGGTGGAGCGCTGCGCGCAGGGAACGCGCGTGGTGAGCGTGCCGCATGCGGGCGGCACGGTCCACGACCCGGCCGTCATTGTCCAGGCGATCACGGAGGCACTGCGATGAGCATCGAAAACCCGGTCGAACGATACCTCCGCATCGATCGCATGCCGCACATCTGGTGCCCCGGCTGCGGCATCGGCACGACGGTCAACTGTTTCACCCGGGCGATCGACGAGAGCGGGATCCCGATGGATCGGCTGGCGGTCGTGTCGGGCATCGGCTGCACGGGCCGCGTCGCCGGCTACATGCACGTGGACTCGTTCCACACGACGCACGGCCGGGCAATTCCGTTCGCCACGGGCCTCAAGCTCGCCGCGCCCGACATGAAGGTCGTGGTCTACAGCGGCGACGGCGACCTGTTCGCCATCGGCGGCAACCACTTCATCCACGCCGCGCGCCGCAACCTCGACATGACCGTCATCTGCGTGAACAACCTGACCTACGGCATGACCGGCGGCCAGTTGACGCCGACGACGCCCGAGGAAGCCATTGCGTCGACCACGCCGTACGGCAACTACGAGCATCCGTTCAACCTGCCGTACCTCGCGGAGTCGTGCGGCGCCGTCTACGTCGCCCGCTGGACGACCTACCACGTCACGCAGATGAAGAAGTCGATGAAAGAGGCGCTCCAGAAGAAGGGCTTCTCGTTCGTCGAGATCCTGTCACCGTGCCCGACGCTCTACGGGCGGCGCAACCGGATCGGCGACTCGCTCGACGAGATGAAGACCTACAAGGAGCGCAGCCAAATCAAGAACGGGGCCGACACGAAGGACGTGGACATCGGCATGGCCGGTCCGATTGTCGTCGGGAAGTTCGTCGACCGCGAGCGGACCACGTATCAGGACGCAATGGAAGCTTTCTATGCGCGCAAGCTGGGCGACCGGTACGCGCGGGCGAGTCGATAAATGGCGCAGACGCAAATTCGTATCGGCGGATTCGGCGGCCAGGGCGTCATCCTGAGCGGCATCATCATCGGGCGCGCGGCGGCCATCCACGGCGGGCTGCACGCGACGCTCATCCAGAGCTTCGGGCCCGAGGCCCGCGGCAGCTCGTCGAGCGCCGAGCTCATCGTGGCCGACGAGCCCATCCTCTATCCCTACGTCAAAGAGCTGGACATGCTCGTCGTCCTCTCCCAGGACGCCTACGCGCGCTTCACGCCCGCGCTGAAAAAGGGCGGCCTGCTGGTGACCGAGGCCGATCTCGTGAAGATCACGCCGCCGGCTCCCGATGCGAAGCACTTCGTCGTGCCTGCCACCCGGCTGGCCGAGGAGATCGGCCGGAAGATCGTCCTCAACATCATCACCGTCGGGTTCTTCGGTGCGGTCAGCCGGCTGATTTCGGTCGACGCTCTCGAGACGGCGGTGAAGGAGTCGGTGCCGGCCGGGACGCTCGACCTGAACCTCCGTGCCTTCAGGAAGGGCTACGAAGCGGGGCTGGAACAGTTGGCCAAGGTGCAACAGGCCACCGTGTAGTGGCCGGTTGACGGCGGCTGGCGTCCGCCGGCACGGCGCCTGCGTCGCGTGATAGGATCGCGGGACAGGTTTCTCCGGCCATGCCCTTTTCAGAGGTCGTCGGTCACGCGCGCCCCTTGGGCCTGCTCTCGCGGTCCATGACACGCGGCTCCCTGCCTCCGAGTCTCCTCTTTACCGGCCCCGAGGGTGTCGGCAAGAGGCTCGTGGCGCAGGCCCTCGCGCAGGTACTGAACTGCCTGCAGCCGGACGGCGGCGACGCGTGCGGGCGGTGCCCCGCGTGCCGGCGGATCGCGAAGGGCACGCATCCCGACGTGCTGGTCATCGAGCCGCCGGAGGCGGGGGCGACCAAGATCGACACGATTCGGCCCGCCATCGCGGCGACCGCGTACCGACCGTTCGAGGGCCGCTTTCGCGTCGTGATCGTGGACGAGGCCGATCGTCTGACCGACGATGCGCAGAACGCGCTGCTGAAGAGCCTCGAGGAGCCGGCGCCCGGGTCCGTCTTCATTCTCGTGTCGTCGCGGCCGGAAACGCTGCTGGCGACGATCCGCTCTCGCTGCTCGCGCCTGCGGTTCGGCCGCCTGCCGGCCGGCGACGTAGCCCGCCTGCTGACCGAGCGGCACGGCTGCGAGGCGGCGGACGCCTACGCGCTGGCCGCGGTCGCGGACGGTAGTCCAGGCCGGGCGCTGGAGTCGAGTTCGCGCTCGTTCCGGGCCGCCCGGGACGCGGCGATGTCGCTCCTGCGGGCGACGGCGACCGCCACCTCGGCCAAGGCCAGACTCCAGGCGGCCACGGCCTTGACGGTTGGCAAGCCGTCGTCGGCGGGCGAGCGCGAGGAGTTGTCGATGCGGGTGACGCTGCTCGCGTCACTCTTGCGCGACGTGGCCCTCATCACGAGCGGAGGAGCGGCAGACACGATTGCCAATGGCGATTTGTCCGACGAACTGACACAACTCGCACGGACGTTCGGCAGCGACCGGGCGCTCGGTGCGTTTGCCGCCGCGGATCGGGCGGTCGCGGCGCTGCGGCGAAACGCCAGCCCGAAGATCGTCGCGGGCTGGCTGGCGGTTCACGTGTAGCCGGCCATGGAATCTCCACGGGAGGAATCCGTCGTTCGGGTGCAGATGTGCGGGGGCGGGCGACCGTGTCCCTGCGCCGTGCCCTCTGCGGTCGCCGTCCGTCCGCTCCGGCCCGGCGTGCCGCTCGTCGTGGAGACTGACGTGGGTCTGTCGATCGGCCGCGTGTTCGGGCCCGCGATGACCGTGGTCACGGCCGGTGCCGCCGCTCGGGCCGACGTGCCCTTCCGCGTGCTGCGCGTCGCGACCGATGACGACATCGGCGTGCGGCGGCGCCAGATGCAGCGCGAACGCGAGGCGTACCGGATTGGACTGCTGAAGATCCGCGAGCGCGGCCTCGCGATGAAGCTCACGCGGGTCGAGCAGCTCTACGACGGCTCCCGGCTCATCTTCTACTTCACGGCGGAAGGCCGGGTGGATTTCCGGGAACTCGTGCGGGAACTCGCCGTCGAGTTCCGGAGTCGGATCGAGATGCGCCAGATCGGCGTCCGCGACGAGGCGCGGATGCTGGGCGGCTACGGATCGTGCGGCCGCCCGCTGTGCTGCACCGCCTGGCTGCAGTCGTTCGAACCGGTGTCCATCAAGATGGCCAAGCAGCAGGACCTGAGCCTCAATCCCTCGAAGCTGTCCGGGCTGTGTGGCCGCCTCAAGTGCTGCCTGCGGTACGAGCTTCCCGAAGGAAAGCTGCCGCGCCGCGCCGAGGTGCGCGACGAGGCACTGCCGGAGGGTTAGCGTGTCCGAACTGCCTCGCATCGCGTTCACGATGGGAGACCCGGCCGGCATCGGGCCCGAGATCGTCGCGGCCGCCGCCGCGGACGTCCGGGTTCGCCGGGTGTGCCAGCCCGTCATCTACGGTCCCGCCGACCCTTCGACCTTTGCGCCCGGTGTCCTGTCCAAGGAGGCAGGGCGCGCGGCCTATGAGGCCCTCGTGCGGGCCGTCGACGATGCGACAGCCGGCCGAGTCGCAGCCATCGTTACCGCCCCGGTGAACAAGGAGGCCTGGGCGCTGGCCGGGATCCACTGGCCCGGCCACACCGATCTGCTCGCGCACCTCACCGGCGCCCGTCGTGTGGCGATGATGTTCTACTCGCAGCCGCTGCGCGTCGTCCTGGCGACGGTACATGTCGCGCTCGCCGACGTGCCACGCCTCCTGACCCGCACACTGCTGGAGGAGTTGATCCGCCTGTCCGCCCGAGAACTCCCGAGATTCGGGTTTCGGAGGCCGCGGCTCGGGGTGGCCGGTCTCAACCCGCATGCGGGCGAGCACGGCGTCATCGGCGCCGAAGACGACGCAGTGCTGGCACCGGCGATTGCCGCGTGCCGGTCGGAGGGGATCGCGGTCGATGGGCCGTTTCCCGCCGACACGCTGTTCGTCCGCTCCATGCGCGGGGAGTTCGATGCGGTCATCGCGTGTTATCACGACCAGGGCCTGGTGCCCATCAAGCTCGTGGCATTCGGCCACGCGGTGAATGTGACGCTTGGCCTGCCGATCATCCGGACGTCGGTCGACCACGGGACGGCGTTCGACATCGCGGGTCGGGGACTGGCCGATCCGGGCAGTATGATCGAGGCGGTGCTGCTGGCCGCGCGACTCGTCGAAAGCGGAAGGCATGCCTGAGAAGACTGCACGCGAGAAGGCGGAGAAGAACGTCGCGGAGAACCGCAAGGCGTTCCACGACTACCACATCCTCGAAACGTTCGAAGCCGGCGTCGTCCTGCTCGGGACCGAGGTCAAGGCGATCCGCGAGGGCCGGGTGAACCTCCGTGACAGCTTCGGCCGCGTCGAGGGTGGAGAAGTGTACGTCCTCAACATCCACGTGAGTCCGTACAGCCACCGCGGGTACGCGGACCACGAGCCGTTGCGACGCCGGAAGCTGCTGCTGCACCGGCAGGAGATCCGCAAGCTGATTGGCAAGACGACCGAGCGGGGGATGACGCTCGTGCCGCTTCGGCTCTATTTCAAGAACGGGCGCGTGAAGATTGCGATCGGCCTGGCAAAGGGCAAGAAAGAATACGACCGCCGCGAGACGATCAAACGCCGGGAGACCGACCGCGAGACGCGGGCCGCGATCAAAGAGAGGCAGCGGTAGTGGAACCTCCCGCGTTCCTGGGGCGTGGACCCCGCGCGATCGCGATCGTCGGCCGCGTGCTGCTGGTTGCGCTGGCGATTCTGGCGGTGTGGCCCATGCGCACCTACCTGTCGCTCAGCGGCGTGTCGTGGACGGCGGCTCTGCTCGTCCTCGTGCTGGTCCTCGCCGCGTTGCGCCCCGCCGACGCCCTGCTGGTCGCCATCGCCCTCGCGCCGCTGGCGATTCCCCTCGGAACAATCCTCCGCTCGCCGTCGAGCCTCGGCACGCCGCTCGTCCGGGCGTGCCTCGTGGGCTGCCTCGTGCATCTGGCTGTACGTCCCCACGGCCGCCTGGCGGAAGGCCCCCGCAGCCTGATGCGACCCGCAGCCGTGCTGGCCGCCGTCTACCTCGCATCGTGCGCCGTCCAACTGATCGTCCTGCAGGTGTCCACCGACGACGGGTGGCCGTTCCTCCAGTTGGTGGCGGCCACCGCCTGCCTCCACTACTTTCTCGACTGGGCGCCGCTCCACCCCATCCTTGCCGCGGGAATCTTCCCGCTCGACTGTCTTGGGTTGTTCGCGGCGGCGATGGTTCTCGGGCATCGGAGTCCGCCCGTCGGCCGACGGTTGCTGGTGGCCACGGCCGTGGGGGCGGCGGGCCTGGCTGCCCTGAGCCTCATCGAGTTTCTCAGACTGGCGCTGGCGGGCGGATCGTTCTGGAGCACGTTGGGGAGCCAGTGGGCGACGGTGCGGATCAGCCCTGCATTTCCGGACGTCAACGCCGCCGGATCCTACCTGGCCCTCGCCCTGCCGATCGTGGCCGGTCTGGCGTGGCGCGACGATGGCGTTCGACGCCGGTGGCTGCTGGTGGCCGCGCTCGTCGCGGCCGGCCTGTGGCTGGCCGGATCCCGCGCCGCCGTTGCGTCCGCGACCCTGGTTCTGCTGCTGATGGTTCTGGGTGGCCGACGCACGCGAACCAGCGTCGCCCTCCTGCTCGCAGGGGCCGTACTGATGGCGGTGGCTGTGTACGGGCTCCGCCCCACGCTCGCCGCCTGGTTCGATCCGCCCGCCAGCACCCAGCGTTCTCTGCGCGTGGCCTTCAACGTACGGGCGGAGATGGCGAGGACGGCGTTCCGGATGGTCGAGGACCACCCTGCGTTCGGGGTCGGAGCCGGCGCGTTCTATCGGCGTTCGAGCGAGTACATCACACCCTGGATCCACGAGCGGGTCAACGCCGAAAACGCGCACAACAACTTCCTGCAGGTGGTGGCGGAACTCGGTCTCGTCGGAACCGTTCCGTTCGTCTGGCTCTTCGTGGCGATCGGATCTCGCGCGAGACAGTTCCTGAGGCGCCATCGGGCGAGCGGTGCGGTCATCGGTGCGATCGGTGGGCTGGTGGCGTTCGCGCTGACGTGCCTGACCGGGCACCCGCTCCTCATTCAACCCGTCGCACTGGCGTTCTGGGCGGCGGTCGGCGCGGTGGCCGGGATCGTCACGTCCGATGAGGAACCGGCCGAGCCGGCGGTACCGGCCCGATCTGACGCGGGGCGGGTTCGCTGGTCCGCGATCGTCGCCACGAGCAGCGTCGTGCTGCTGGTCGCGTCGGTTCCCTGGCGCGGTGAAGTGGCACTGGCAGGCGCCGATCTTCGCGACGCCGCCATCGGCTTCTCCAGATGGGAGCGGCACCAGGACGGCACGACGTTCCGTTACATGAAGGAGCACGCGCAGTTCTTCGTGCCGGCCGGCATCGCTGCGCTGAGGCTGCCCGTTCGAATCGATCCCGGCCGGTCATCCGGGGCCAACATCGAGATACGCATCGACGATCGCCCTCCGGATCGCGTGCACGTCGAGGGCGAGCAGTGGACGCGCGTCATGATCGGATTCGACCGGGACAGGACTGGCCGGCGCTATCGCCGCGTGCGGCTCGAGGTCCCGAACGGGCCGGTCCGCATCCTCGTCGGACGGCCCGAAGAACTGCGGCCGGGGACACGGCCGGTTCCGTGAAGAAGGCAGGCTGACTAGCGCAGCTTGATGCCCGACTCGTTCGTCCCGCCAATCCAGGTCACCGTCGGGCTGTCCCAATACATCGAACGCTCGACGGCAATCGGCACCGCGTTGGTCGATTCGAGCATGGCACCGAACATCTCGCCGGAGGCCAGCC
This region of Vicinamibacterales bacterium genomic DNA includes:
- a CDS encoding 2-oxoacid:ferredoxin oxidoreductase subunit beta, with product MSIENPVERYLRIDRMPHIWCPGCGIGTTVNCFTRAIDESGIPMDRLAVVSGIGCTGRVAGYMHVDSFHTTHGRAIPFATGLKLAAPDMKVVVYSGDGDLFAIGGNHFIHAARRNLDMTVICVNNLTYGMTGGQLTPTTPEEAIASTTPYGNYEHPFNLPYLAESCGAVYVARWTTYHVTQMKKSMKEALQKKGFSFVEILSPCPTLYGRRNRIGDSLDEMKTYKERSQIKNGADTKDVDIGMAGPIVVGKFVDRERTTYQDAMEAFYARKLGDRYARASR
- a CDS encoding 2-oxoacid:acceptor oxidoreductase family protein → MAQTQIRIGGFGGQGVILSGIIIGRAAAIHGGLHATLIQSFGPEARGSSSSAELIVADEPILYPYVKELDMLVVLSQDAYARFTPALKKGGLLVTEADLVKITPPAPDAKHFVVPATRLAEEIGRKIVLNIITVGFFGAVSRLISVDALETAVKESVPAGTLDLNLRAFRKGYEAGLEQLAKVQQATV
- the holB gene encoding DNA polymerase III subunit delta', with the protein product MPFSEVVGHARPLGLLSRSMTRGSLPPSLLFTGPEGVGKRLVAQALAQVLNCLQPDGGDACGRCPACRRIAKGTHPDVLVIEPPEAGATKIDTIRPAIAATAYRPFEGRFRVVIVDEADRLTDDAQNALLKSLEEPAPGSVFILVSSRPETLLATIRSRCSRLRFGRLPAGDVARLLTERHGCEAADAYALAAVADGSPGRALESSSRSFRAARDAAMSLLRATATATSAKARLQAATALTVGKPSSAGEREELSMRVTLLASLLRDVALITSGGAADTIANGDLSDELTQLARTFGSDRALGAFAAADRAVAALRRNASPKIVAGWLAVHV
- the ricT gene encoding regulatory iron-sulfur-containing complex subunit RicT, with amino-acid sequence MESPREESVVRVQMCGGGRPCPCAVPSAVAVRPLRPGVPLVVETDVGLSIGRVFGPAMTVVTAGAAARADVPFRVLRVATDDDIGVRRRQMQREREAYRIGLLKIRERGLAMKLTRVEQLYDGSRLIFYFTAEGRVDFRELVRELAVEFRSRIEMRQIGVRDEARMLGGYGSCGRPLCCTAWLQSFEPVSIKMAKQQDLSLNPSKLSGLCGRLKCCLRYELPEGKLPRRAEVRDEALPEG
- the pdxA gene encoding 4-hydroxythreonine-4-phosphate dehydrogenase PdxA gives rise to the protein MSELPRIAFTMGDPAGIGPEIVAAAAADVRVRRVCQPVIYGPADPSTFAPGVLSKEAGRAAYEALVRAVDDATAGRVAAIVTAPVNKEAWALAGIHWPGHTDLLAHLTGARRVAMMFYSQPLRVVLATVHVALADVPRLLTRTLLEELIRLSARELPRFGFRRPRLGVAGLNPHAGEHGVIGAEDDAVLAPAIAACRSEGIAVDGPFPADTLFVRSMRGEFDAVIACYHDQGLVPIKLVAFGHAVNVTLGLPIIRTSVDHGTAFDIAGRGLADPGSMIEAVLLAARLVESGRHA
- the smpB gene encoding SsrA-binding protein SmpB: MPEKTAREKAEKNVAENRKAFHDYHILETFEAGVVLLGTEVKAIREGRVNLRDSFGRVEGGEVYVLNIHVSPYSHRGYADHEPLRRRKLLLHRQEIRKLIGKTTERGMTLVPLRLYFKNGRVKIAIGLAKGKKEYDRRETIKRRETDRETRAAIKERQR
- a CDS encoding O-antigen ligase family protein, translating into MEPPAFLGRGPRAIAIVGRVLLVALAILAVWPMRTYLSLSGVSWTAALLVLVLVLAALRPADALLVAIALAPLAIPLGTILRSPSSLGTPLVRACLVGCLVHLAVRPHGRLAEGPRSLMRPAAVLAAVYLASCAVQLIVLQVSTDDGWPFLQLVAATACLHYFLDWAPLHPILAAGIFPLDCLGLFAAAMVLGHRSPPVGRRLLVATAVGAAGLAALSLIEFLRLALAGGSFWSTLGSQWATVRISPAFPDVNAAGSYLALALPIVAGLAWRDDGVRRRWLLVAALVAAGLWLAGSRAAVASATLVLLLMVLGGRRTRTSVALLLAGAVLMAVAVYGLRPTLAAWFDPPASTQRSLRVAFNVRAEMARTAFRMVEDHPAFGVGAGAFYRRSSEYITPWIHERVNAENAHNNFLQVVAELGLVGTVPFVWLFVAIGSRARQFLRRHRASGAVIGAIGGLVAFALTCLTGHPLLIQPVALAFWAAVGAVAGIVTSDEEPAEPAVPARSDAGRVRWSAIVATSSVVLLVASVPWRGEVALAGADLRDAAIGFSRWERHQDGTTFRYMKEHAQFFVPAGIAALRLPVRIDPGRSSGANIEIRIDDRPPDRVHVEGEQWTRVMIGFDRDRTGRRYRRVRLEVPNGPVRILVGRPEELRPGTRPVP